Proteins co-encoded in one Polaromonas vacuolata genomic window:
- a CDS encoding ComEA family DNA-binding protein, with translation MFKKFLAFFLAMALSAAFAAVDVNNATAVELDGIKGIGPVMSGKILTERKQGNFKSWSDFITRVKGIGQVNAEKFSNQGLTVGGTAFKTEAATSKDKPVISTNPIAAPALKAKVDNKAEVKADVKADVKATAKVEPAKPAASASKK, from the coding sequence ATGTTCAAAAAATTCCTCGCCTTTTTTCTCGCTATGGCTTTGTCGGCCGCTTTTGCTGCGGTAGATGTCAACAATGCCACCGCAGTCGAGCTCGACGGCATCAAAGGCATTGGGCCGGTCATGTCAGGCAAGATACTCACCGAGCGCAAACAAGGCAACTTTAAAAGCTGGTCGGACTTCATCACCCGCGTCAAAGGTATTGGCCAAGTCAATGCAGAGAAGTTCTCTAACCAGGGCCTGACAGTTGGCGGTACGGCCTTCAAGACTGAAGCAGCTACAAGCAAAGACAAACCTGTGATTTCAACCAACCCAATCGCTGCCCCTGCCCTTAAAGCTAAGGTCGACAACAAAGCCGAAGTCAAAGCCGATGTTAAAGCTGACGTCAAAGCCACTGCAAAAGTTGAACCAGCCAAGCCCGCAGCGAGCGCCAGCAAAAAATAA
- a CDS encoding branched-chain amino acid ABC transporter permease, with protein sequence MRAKHSFLLALVATIGLLGVGLMLPAWLLFLVTLAAANGLAVLGIVVLTRGGGATFGQGMFFAFGAYAAAFTPSLLGINDALLRTLIGTLVAGFFGALIAPLLVRYRGIFFAMLTLALSMVLFGLLSKATSLGGSDGITVLTPTLLGKDISGNIEYALYSLTVAIAVLLGWSVSVYSQSAAGLMAIAVRANPLRVEYLGASARRSLGISFILCALLGGAGGAIVAQTLGHVEPNLTNWTTSGEFVFVAVLAGYKRLSAVFVASLLLEIVRSFSNLYFPHTWQLALGAFLLLVITFRPDGIGSFWPSPIKPKAKA encoded by the coding sequence ATGCGCGCAAAACATTCATTTTTACTCGCTCTAGTGGCCACTATCGGTTTGTTAGGCGTGGGCCTGATGCTACCGGCTTGGCTGCTATTTTTGGTCACGTTGGCCGCCGCTAACGGGCTTGCTGTTTTAGGCATTGTGGTGCTCACGCGCGGCGGTGGTGCAACGTTTGGGCAAGGTATGTTTTTTGCGTTTGGCGCTTATGCTGCAGCATTCACGCCATCCCTATTGGGCATTAACGATGCGTTGCTGCGCACACTGATTGGCACTTTGGTGGCCGGCTTTTTTGGTGCGCTTATTGCGCCTTTACTGGTGCGCTACCGCGGCATATTTTTCGCCATGTTGACGTTGGCGCTATCCATGGTGCTTTTTGGTCTGTTGTCAAAAGCTACTTCGTTGGGTGGCTCCGATGGTATTACTGTGCTCACGCCAACGCTGCTGGGGAAAGATATTAGCGGCAACATCGAGTACGCCCTTTACAGCCTGACCGTAGCAATTGCCGTGTTACTCGGCTGGTCGGTTTCGGTCTACTCACAATCTGCAGCAGGATTGATGGCCATAGCCGTTCGCGCCAATCCACTGCGGGTTGAATACTTGGGTGCCTCGGCGCGCCGTTCGCTGGGCATTAGCTTTATTTTGTGCGCTTTGCTGGGCGGCGCAGGCGGCGCAATCGTGGCGCAAACACTGGGCCATGTAGAGCCCAATCTAACCAACTGGACGACCTCAGGCGAATTTGTATTTGTCGCAGTGCTCGCTGGCTATAAGCGTTTATCAGCGGTGTTTGTAGCTTCTTTACTGTTGGAGATAGTACGCTCTTTCTCTAATCTCTACTTTCCTCACACCTGGCAGTTAGCCTTGGGCGCCTTCTTGTTATTGGTGATTACTTTCCGGCCCGATGGCATAGGCTCTTTCTGGCCCAGCCCAATTAAACCTAAGGCGAAAGCATGA
- a CDS encoding branched-chain amino acid ABC transporter permease, producing MQSIIPILVDAVAYASWLFIVSLGLTLVFGILKILNIAHGSLYAVGAYAAASAVALAAALGLPPAFSLVAMLLSSVAVAVVVGPFLERYLLSRFYGRDEVVLLLITYALFLVLEDLTKLIWGVNPYYVSEPAQLFGNFAFAGMRLAGYDLFLMTLALVCGLLTWFGLNRTISGKIVLAVIHNPEISASMGVNVQRVYCWAFTLGVFLAALGGAFTAPMISVQPGLSVSVIVISFAVVIIGGLGSIQGAAVGALVVGLARSMSVHLMPEIETFSIYLVMAGVLIFRPEGLFQSVKARLI from the coding sequence ATGCAAAGCATTATTCCCATACTCGTCGATGCCGTCGCGTATGCCTCGTGGCTATTTATTGTCTCGCTAGGACTGACCTTGGTTTTTGGGATTCTTAAAATCCTTAATATCGCCCACGGCAGTCTTTATGCAGTGGGTGCTTACGCAGCGGCCAGCGCTGTGGCTTTAGCTGCTGCACTTGGCCTGCCGCCCGCGTTTTCGCTGGTGGCAATGCTGCTGTCCTCTGTGGCTGTCGCCGTTGTCGTCGGGCCGTTTTTAGAGCGCTATCTTTTGTCACGGTTTTATGGCCGCGACGAGGTGGTCTTGCTGCTCATTACCTACGCACTATTTTTAGTACTCGAAGACCTGACCAAATTAATTTGGGGGGTGAATCCCTATTACGTATCCGAGCCGGCGCAACTCTTTGGCAACTTCGCATTTGCCGGCATGCGGTTAGCTGGTTACGACTTATTTCTAATGACGCTGGCTTTGGTTTGCGGCCTCCTAACTTGGTTCGGCTTGAACCGTACGATTAGCGGCAAGATTGTTTTAGCGGTGATTCACAACCCTGAAATTAGCGCCAGCATGGGTGTCAACGTGCAGCGGGTTTACTGCTGGGCGTTTACGTTGGGCGTGTTTCTCGCCGCGCTAGGCGGCGCCTTCACCGCACCCATGATTTCGGTGCAGCCGGGCTTATCGGTTAGCGTGATTGTGATCAGTTTTGCGGTTGTCATCATTGGTGGTCTGGGCAGCATACAGGGCGCGGCAGTCGGCGCGCTAGTGGTTGGCTTGGCGCGTTCAATGTCGGTTCACCTCATGCCTGAGATAGAAACTTTCAGCATTTATCTGGTGATGGCTGGCGTGCTGATTTTTCGCCCTGAAGGCTTGTTTCAAAGTGTCAAAGCAAGGCTTATTTAA
- the rfaD gene encoding ADP-glyceromanno-heptose 6-epimerase, with translation MKIVVTGAAGFIGSNIIKGLNARGINDIIAVDDMSEGDKFRNLADLQIADYVDAGDFYKRFADGTYGRVEVVFHEGACSDTMELDGKFMMANNYSLSCDLFHACQQQNTRLLYASSAATYGGADTFSEMPEFEKPLNVYGYSKLLFDQRLRREVGARFENAASQVAGFRYFNVYGPREQHKGRMASVAFHQYHQYLADGKVKLFGEYGGYSSGAQMRDFVYIDDVVAVNLWFLDNPQARGIFNLGSGKAQPFNDVAITVINALRSQQKVDQLSLEEAAHGGLINYIAFPPALVGKYQSYTQADLSALRAAGCEHQFADVQTGVAAYMQWLAAKKS, from the coding sequence ATGAAAATCGTAGTCACAGGAGCAGCTGGCTTTATCGGCAGCAACATCATCAAAGGGCTGAATGCCCGCGGCATCAACGACATCATCGCCGTTGACGACATGAGCGAAGGCGATAAATTTCGCAATCTGGCTGATCTACAAATCGCCGACTATGTGGACGCTGGCGACTTCTACAAACGCTTTGCTGACGGTACTTATGGCCGGGTCGAAGTGGTCTTTCACGAAGGCGCTTGCAGCGACACCATGGAGCTTGACGGCAAGTTCATGATGGCCAACAACTACAGCTTGTCTTGTGATTTGTTTCATGCCTGCCAACAGCAAAACACGCGTTTGCTTTACGCCTCTTCAGCCGCAACTTATGGCGGCGCAGACACTTTTAGCGAAATGCCAGAATTTGAAAAACCGCTCAACGTCTACGGCTACTCCAAGTTGCTGTTCGACCAACGTCTACGCCGCGAAGTCGGTGCACGCTTTGAGAATGCCGCCAGCCAAGTCGCTGGCTTTCGTTACTTCAACGTCTACGGACCACGTGAGCAGCATAAGGGCCGCATGGCCAGCGTGGCTTTTCACCAATACCACCAGTACTTGGCTGACGGCAAAGTCAAGCTGTTTGGTGAATATGGTGGTTACAGCTCGGGCGCGCAAATGCGCGACTTTGTCTATATTGACGATGTAGTCGCCGTCAACCTCTGGTTTTTGGACAATCCACAAGCACGCGGTATCTTTAACCTAGGCAGCGGCAAAGCCCAGCCTTTTAACGATGTCGCTATCACCGTGATCAATGCTTTGCGCAGTCAACAAAAAGTCGATCAACTCAGCCTAGAAGAAGCCGCGCACGGTGGACTGATTAACTACATCGCTTTTCCGCCAGCGTTGGTGGGCAAATACCAAAGTTACACCCAGGCAGACCTTAGTGCGCTGCGCGCAGCCGGCTGTGAGCATCAGTTTGCCGATGTGCAAACCGGCGTAGCTGCATACATGCAGTGGCTTGCCGCTAAAAAGAGCTGA
- the rfaE1 gene encoding D-glycero-beta-D-manno-heptose-7-phosphate kinase codes for MTLTQEKIAAARVLVVGDAMLDRYWYGSVERISPEAPVPVVRVTRTEERIGAAANVAYNIVTLGAKASLLTVVGNDDDSHKLEALVAKTGITPYFGRDEKLKTTVKLRVIGRQQQLLRLDFENTPEHEVLDSQSATFEKLHTEHDAVLFSDYGKGGLAHIVRMIEQARASSKVVLVDPKGNDYARYKNATVITPNRVELEHVIGSWRDDADLEVKAHNLRSSLNLQALLLTRSEEGMTLFDDQGQLHVAALAREVFDVTGAGDTVIATLAALCAAGLSLRDAVPIANRAGGIVVGKFGTATVSYSELFGDNASAA; via the coding sequence ATGACACTGACACAAGAAAAAATAGCCGCAGCCCGCGTGCTCGTGGTGGGCGACGCCATGTTGGATCGCTATTGGTACGGCTCGGTAGAGCGTATTTCGCCCGAAGCACCCGTACCGGTGGTTCGCGTCACCCGCACTGAAGAGCGTATTGGCGCTGCCGCCAACGTGGCCTACAACATCGTCACGCTAGGCGCTAAAGCGTCTTTGCTGACAGTAGTCGGCAACGACGACGACAGCCACAAACTTGAAGCACTGGTTGCCAAAACTGGCATTACTCCGTATTTTGGGCGCGATGAAAAACTTAAAACCACAGTCAAGCTGCGCGTCATTGGTCGGCAACAACAACTGCTGCGACTAGACTTCGAGAACACGCCCGAACATGAAGTGCTGGACTCACAATCAGCGACCTTTGAAAAACTGCACACCGAGCACGACGCCGTTCTGTTTTCCGACTACGGCAAAGGCGGTTTAGCCCACATTGTGCGCATGATTGAGCAGGCTAGAGCGTCTAGCAAAGTCGTACTCGTCGACCCCAAAGGCAATGACTACGCACGTTATAAAAACGCCACAGTCATCACACCGAATCGCGTCGAACTAGAGCATGTCATAGGCAGCTGGCGCGATGACGCCGACCTAGAGGTCAAAGCGCATAACCTGCGTTCATCGCTAAATCTTCAAGCCCTGCTGTTAACCCGCAGCGAAGAAGGCATGACTTTGTTTGACGACCAAGGTCAGCTGCATGTTGCGGCATTGGCGCGCGAAGTATTCGATGTCACTGGCGCCGGCGACACCGTCATCGCCACGCTCGCAGCCCTCTGCGCTGCTGGCCTCAGCCTGCGCGACGCGGTGCCGATTGCCAACCGCGCCGGCGGCATAGTGGTCGGTAAATTCGGTACCGCCACTGTCAGTTACAGCGAGCTGTTTGGCGACAACGCCAGCGCAGCATAA
- a CDS encoding ABC transporter substrate-binding protein, with protein sequence MTFHLPSNKFIRVCTSSIVIAAALTAAGTAQAEETFKLGVVTFLSGPAAESFGVPAANAAKLMVEQFNKGNAPAPYNKPGFGGMKIEMVLVDENGGGIKQVQELRNLYQRENVDAVIGYISSGDCLAVAPVAEELKKFLNLFDCGSPRIFEESSFKYVFRSASHAAMDNVSLALYLKAHNVKVETMNLINQDYAWGQDSRSDFVASMGLLYPKANIGADLLPKFGAGQYGTEVSVLSGKPASITYSSLWGGDLQSFLLQGSARGLFKDTTLALSAADHVLPGLLNKVPDGTILGARGAYGILSAKSPLNDWFQAGYLSANKVLPVQASYRMTQGFMGVKLAVESAMAKNGGKKPTPEQIADAMRNSSFDSPGGKIAMSLSGGQQAVQGTAIGRTKYDAVAKVVRAVDVQTFSPECVNPPNNMKSIDWIKAGFPGAKCQ encoded by the coding sequence ATGACTTTTCATCTGCCATCAAATAAATTCATACGCGTTTGCACCAGTAGCATCGTCATAGCTGCAGCGCTTACTGCGGCGGGCACTGCACAGGCAGAGGAAACTTTCAAACTTGGTGTGGTCACTTTTTTATCCGGTCCAGCAGCTGAAAGCTTTGGCGTCCCAGCGGCGAATGCCGCCAAGCTGATGGTCGAGCAATTTAACAAGGGCAATGCGCCAGCGCCGTATAACAAGCCCGGCTTTGGCGGTATGAAAATTGAGATGGTGTTGGTTGATGAAAACGGTGGCGGCATAAAGCAGGTGCAGGAATTGCGTAATCTGTACCAACGCGAAAACGTCGACGCAGTCATTGGCTACATAAGCTCGGGCGACTGCTTGGCGGTAGCGCCAGTAGCCGAGGAACTGAAGAAATTTCTCAACCTATTTGACTGCGGTTCACCACGTATTTTTGAAGAGTCGAGTTTTAAATACGTATTTCGCAGCGCCTCTCACGCCGCCATGGACAACGTCTCTTTGGCGCTCTACCTCAAAGCCCACAATGTCAAAGTTGAGACCATGAATTTGATCAACCAAGACTACGCTTGGGGTCAGGATTCGCGCAGTGACTTTGTCGCCAGCATGGGTCTGCTCTACCCCAAAGCCAACATAGGTGCAGACTTGTTGCCTAAATTCGGTGCGGGTCAATATGGCACTGAGGTCTCAGTACTATCAGGCAAACCAGCCAGCATTACTTACTCAAGTTTGTGGGGCGGAGATCTGCAGAGTTTTTTACTGCAAGGCAGCGCACGCGGACTATTTAAAGACACCACGCTAGCGCTGAGCGCCGCCGACCATGTCTTGCCTGGCTTACTCAATAAAGTGCCCGACGGCACCATACTCGGTGCGCGCGGCGCTTATGGTATTTTATCGGCTAAGTCGCCGCTCAATGACTGGTTCCAGGCCGGTTACCTCAGCGCCAACAAGGTGCTACCAGTGCAGGCCAGCTACCGGATGACACAGGGTTTTATGGGCGTCAAACTAGCGGTTGAAAGTGCGATGGCAAAAAACGGCGGAAAAAAACCCACGCCCGAGCAAATTGCAGACGCCATGCGCAACTCAAGCTTTGACTCACCTGGCGGCAAGATCGCTATGTCTTTGAGCGGTGGTCAGCAAGCGGTTCAAGGAACAGCCATTGGCCGCACCAAATATGATGCGGTGGCCAAAGTTGTGCGCGCAGTTGATGTGCAAACCTTTAGCCCTGAGTGCGTCAATCCGCCCAATAACATGAAGTCTATCGATTGGATAAAGGCCGGCTTTCCGGGTGCGAAATGTCAGTAA
- a CDS encoding enoyl-CoA hydratase/isomerase family protein, giving the protein MQEKSIILSRDKAVLELRLNRPDFLNAINADMAKSLLAACQDIASDRSVRALLISGQGKAFMAGGDLNAMQANPEGIGKNIIDPLHQAMLLLTAQDAPIIASVHSRVAGAGVSLMLNADFVMAAQGTRFNLAYVNIGTSCDCGASFLLPRVVGLRHALEIALLGQSLEADDAKRLSLINHIVPAAALQAESMALAQKIANGPTFAMGQMRRLLRQSFETDYESQLNAEKKAFQACVQSADFKEGVAAFFEKRPAQYKGL; this is encoded by the coding sequence ATGCAGGAAAAATCCATCATCTTGAGCCGCGATAAGGCGGTGCTTGAACTGCGCTTAAACCGACCCGATTTTCTCAATGCCATCAATGCCGACATGGCGAAAAGCCTGCTGGCAGCCTGCCAAGATATTGCCAGCGACCGCTCAGTGCGCGCGCTTTTAATTTCCGGCCAAGGCAAGGCATTTATGGCTGGTGGCGACCTGAACGCTATGCAGGCCAACCCAGAAGGCATAGGTAAAAACATCATTGATCCGCTGCATCAAGCCATGCTGCTACTGACCGCGCAGGACGCGCCCATCATTGCCAGCGTGCATTCAAGAGTGGCGGGCGCAGGCGTGAGCCTGATGCTCAATGCCGACTTCGTGATGGCGGCGCAAGGCACGCGATTTAATCTTGCCTACGTAAACATTGGCACTAGCTGCGACTGCGGTGCCTCTTTTTTACTACCCCGAGTCGTAGGCCTGCGCCACGCATTAGAAATAGCGCTGCTTGGCCAGAGCCTAGAGGCAGATGACGCCAAGCGACTAAGTTTAATTAATCACATAGTGCCAGCCGCAGCACTGCAAGCAGAAAGCATGGCACTAGCGCAAAAAATTGCCAATGGCCCAACGTTCGCCATGGGACAAATGCGTCGCCTGCTGCGGCAGTCTTTTGAAACTGATTACGAAAGCCAGCTCAATGCTGAGAAAAAAGCCTTTCAGGCCTGTGTGCAAAGCGCTGACTTTAAAGAAGGTGTTGCCGCATTTTTTGAAAAACGCCCAGCTCAGTACAAAGGTTTGTGA
- a CDS encoding ABC transporter ATP-binding protein → MPHTVLSAAHLAVNIQAMPALRDLSLQVKQGQLVGLLGRNGAGKTTFMRSVMGHLPLHSGQITFMGENLNGSDKHERAGLGIGYMPEDRGLVPQLTVEENILLPLWVSKTLQEKERLDFVYSLMPEVANMRERRALLLSGGQQKLVALCRALVVGTKLLLLDEPFEGVAPALSQRLSEVIHSLKGSSIAVLISQSDVNHSGDLFDHQFVIDRGENLFPTNAVLAERVRVQA, encoded by the coding sequence ATGCCGCATACGGTGCTTTCTGCCGCCCATCTGGCGGTCAATATTCAAGCCATGCCAGCGCTGCGCGACCTGAGCTTGCAGGTCAAACAAGGCCAGTTAGTCGGTCTGCTCGGTCGCAACGGTGCAGGTAAAACAACTTTTATGCGCAGCGTCATGGGTCATTTGCCGCTGCACTCGGGTCAGATTACTTTTATGGGTGAAAACTTAAATGGCAGCGACAAACACGAGCGCGCTGGATTGGGAATAGGCTACATGCCAGAAGACCGCGGTCTGGTGCCGCAGCTCACGGTGGAAGAAAATATTTTGCTGCCGCTGTGGGTCAGCAAAACACTGCAAGAAAAAGAGCGCCTAGACTTTGTCTACAGCCTAATGCCAGAAGTCGCCAACATGCGCGAGCGACGTGCTCTACTACTTTCTGGTGGCCAGCAAAAATTAGTTGCCCTGTGCCGTGCATTAGTCGTGGGCACCAAGCTCTTACTACTAGACGAGCCTTTTGAAGGCGTTGCGCCAGCGCTGTCGCAGCGGCTCTCAGAAGTCATACACAGCCTCAAGGGAAGTTCGATTGCGGTGCTGATTTCACAGTCTGACGTGAATCACAGCGGCGATCTTTTTGATCACCAGTTTGTCATCGACAGAGGTGAAAATTTATTCCCGACAAACGCAGTTTTAGCAGAGCGTGTGAGGGTCCAGGCATGA
- a CDS encoding ABC transporter ATP-binding protein translates to MSTPLLSARGLGKKFGAVVAADDLCIDIAAGQRLSIIGSNGAGKTTFVNMVTGYLKPDEGCIELDGQDITQLSHQRIAGMGICRSFQIPQLCLELTVLENLLVAVGAADGRLSLWRPAGNKLWRERAQVLLEKFALQADANRQVLELAGGVRKLLDIAMALARAPRLLLLDEPTSGVSADEKFPAMERVMEALQGEAATILFVEHDMDIVARFSERVIAFYSGRVIADGPPAEVMANLEVRRYITGEK, encoded by the coding sequence ATGAGCACACCCCTTCTTTCCGCCCGAGGACTGGGTAAAAAGTTTGGCGCTGTAGTGGCCGCCGACGATCTCTGCATAGACATTGCCGCTGGCCAACGCTTAAGTATTATTGGCAGCAACGGTGCAGGAAAAACCACATTTGTGAATATGGTGACCGGCTACTTAAAGCCTGACGAGGGCTGCATTGAACTTGACGGCCAAGACATCACTCAACTGTCGCACCAACGGATTGCAGGCATGGGTATTTGTCGATCGTTTCAGATACCGCAACTTTGCCTGGAGCTGACGGTGCTGGAGAACTTGCTCGTCGCAGTCGGCGCAGCCGATGGTCGCCTCTCACTTTGGCGACCAGCAGGAAATAAATTGTGGCGTGAACGCGCTCAAGTCTTGTTAGAAAAGTTTGCACTGCAAGCCGACGCCAATCGCCAAGTGTTAGAGCTGGCTGGCGGCGTGCGCAAGCTGCTAGATATCGCTATGGCTTTAGCCCGCGCACCGCGCTTATTGCTGTTAGATGAGCCGACGTCGGGTGTCAGTGCAGACGAGAAATTCCCCGCCATGGAGCGTGTCATGGAAGCGCTGCAGGGCGAGGCTGCCACCATACTGTTTGTCGAACATGACATGGACATAGTGGCGCGCTTTTCCGAGCGCGTGATTGCGTTTTACAGTGGCCGTGTGATTGCCGACGGGCCGCCCGCTGAGGTCATGGCCAATCTTGAAGTTAGACGCTACATCACGGGAGAAAAGTAA
- a CDS encoding class I adenylate-forming enzyme family protein: MSSPRETPTLPDWIFTLPEMRQETHFDDRELRCFSQREHSLYALLENAVKKKPEGDALIDGPLRLSWREVKIRTDALAHGLTLQGISPGERVGLLLGNRLEFVLLVFALARLGVICVPIGTRSQAPEIAYALADAGACAVFSDEDLVTRLPAENQTLRLRVSMGQQPGFVTYAEIAAAGNAQTIKNTGQNTLPHAGDEEDTAILLYTSGTTGKPKGAMLTHLNLIHSVMHFEFCMGLGPSDVSIIAVPMSHVTGLVAQMLAMVRCAGALVIMPAFRVEHFLQLAERERMTYTIMVPAMYQLCLLRADFSAWDLSNWRIGAYGGAPMPPASIAALAKQLPGLLLMNAYGATETSSPATIMPPSDSVNSEKWGDSVGRSVPCADIIIVDLDGYPVPSGVSGEIWIRGPMVVKGYWNNPIASTQEFSHGYWHSGDIGKLGESGHLYVQDRIKDVINRGGYKVFSSEVEAILAAHPQVVEAAVVGLACQVLGERVHAFVVLKEAENRPGNDTDAEALKLFCAAQLSDYKVPESFTLSTQPLARNANGKLMKKQLRESIRKSVDQPLSE; encoded by the coding sequence ATGAGCTCACCCAGGGAAACGCCAACCCTTCCAGATTGGATTTTCACGCTTCCCGAGATGCGTCAAGAAACGCATTTTGATGACCGTGAACTGCGTTGCTTTAGTCAGCGAGAGCACAGCCTCTACGCTTTGCTAGAAAACGCAGTCAAAAAAAAACCTGAAGGTGATGCGTTAATCGATGGCCCGTTGCGACTTAGCTGGCGCGAGGTAAAAATCCGCACCGATGCCTTAGCCCACGGCCTTACCCTGCAAGGCATTAGTCCCGGTGAACGCGTCGGCTTGTTGCTGGGCAATCGGCTGGAGTTTGTATTACTGGTTTTTGCGTTGGCGCGTCTTGGCGTTATTTGCGTGCCCATAGGCACGCGTTCACAAGCACCAGAAATCGCGTATGCGCTAGCAGACGCCGGCGCTTGCGCGGTATTTTCCGACGAGGATTTAGTCACCCGATTGCCAGCCGAAAACCAAACGCTACGTCTGCGCGTGAGCATGGGCCAGCAGCCGGGCTTTGTGACTTACGCTGAGATAGCAGCAGCAGGCAATGCTCAGACTATAAAAAACACTGGGCAAAACACACTACCGCATGCAGGAGATGAAGAAGATACCGCCATCCTTCTCTACACCTCTGGCACCACAGGAAAACCCAAGGGGGCGATGCTTACGCATTTAAACCTAATCCACTCGGTCATGCATTTCGAGTTCTGCATGGGTCTTGGACCAAGCGATGTCAGCATCATTGCCGTACCCATGAGCCATGTCACAGGCTTGGTCGCACAAATGCTAGCCATGGTTCGCTGCGCCGGTGCCTTAGTCATCATGCCGGCGTTTAGGGTTGAACATTTTTTGCAACTCGCCGAGCGAGAGCGCATGACTTACACCATCATGGTGCCGGCCATGTACCAGCTCTGTCTGCTACGAGCTGACTTCAGCGCTTGGGATTTAAGCAACTGGCGCATAGGCGCTTATGGCGGCGCACCTATGCCGCCAGCATCCATCGCAGCACTCGCAAAGCAGCTACCAGGTCTACTACTAATGAATGCCTACGGCGCAACTGAGACCAGCTCACCGGCCACCATCATGCCGCCTAGTGACAGCGTAAACAGCGAAAAATGGGGTGACTCTGTAGGCCGTAGCGTGCCCTGTGCGGACATTATCATTGTTGACCTCGACGGCTACCCAGTGCCCTCAGGCGTGAGCGGCGAGATCTGGATACGCGGGCCTATGGTGGTCAAGGGCTACTGGAATAATCCTATCGCCAGCACGCAGGAGTTCAGCCACGGTTACTGGCATTCAGGCGACATTGGCAAGCTCGGTGAAAGCGGTCATTTGTATGTGCAAGACCGCATCAAAGATGTGATTAATCGCGGCGGTTACAAGGTTTTCTCCAGCGAAGTAGAAGCCATTCTTGCCGCCCATCCACAGGTTGTAGAGGCGGCCGTAGTCGGCCTGGCTTGCCAAGTTTTGGGCGAGCGAGTGCATGCTTTTGTGGTGCTTAAGGAAGCTGAGAACCGGCCTGGCAATGACACCGACGCTGAGGCTTTAAAACTGTTTTGCGCCGCACAGCTGTCTGACTACAAAGTACCCGAAAGCTTCACGCTAAGCACTCAACCCTTGGCGCGTAATGCCAATGGCAAGCTGATGAAAAAGCAGTTACGTGAATCAATCCGTAAATCCGTTGATCAACCCCTTAGCGAATAG